One window of the Leptotrichia massiliensis genome contains the following:
- a CDS encoding magnesium transporter CorA family protein, with translation MIKRIDTKSGKIISYVYNLKDEDYKILSERLEIEEDKIKNVIDEEIFTPRISKSDWEIYKLYYPTVKKSTKDKEFTSYEINPIVIFFKEDKIVILDDDYYNDFYQFVEEYAKLRNDVLEENRFFLNMLHKISQSLYKYVRILIGEHDKIETVLREQQSNEKLISLSEVEQGFYVYNIALRNLDYVVENLKEDEQFEQYEEYMTRILQEINFTLDLSSSYCEICKTTRETYSSYIGNNMNITMKLLAAVTILITVPNMIFGFYGMNVKLPFQEAGFFALGTIFLIMAVLMVILWKYLKKKVL, from the coding sequence ATGATAAAAAGAATAGATACGAAAAGTGGTAAAATAATTTCTTATGTTTACAATTTGAAAGATGAAGATTATAAGATTTTATCGGAAAGATTAGAAATTGAAGAAGATAAAATAAAAAATGTTATTGATGAGGAAATTTTTACTCCAAGAATTTCAAAATCGGACTGGGAAATTTATAAACTATATTATCCAACTGTTAAAAAATCTACGAAAGATAAAGAATTTACATCTTATGAAATTAATCCAATTGTAATTTTTTTTAAAGAAGATAAAATTGTTATTTTAGATGATGATTATTACAACGATTTCTATCAATTTGTTGAGGAATATGCCAAGTTAAGAAATGACGTTCTTGAAGAAAATCGTTTTTTTCTAAATATGCTTCATAAAATCTCTCAAAGTTTGTATAAATATGTGAGAATTTTGATTGGAGAACACGACAAGATAGAAACTGTTTTGAGGGAGCAGCAAAGTAATGAGAAATTAATTTCTCTTTCGGAAGTAGAACAAGGATTTTATGTTTATAATATTGCATTGAGAAATTTGGATTATGTTGTTGAGAATTTGAAAGAAGATGAGCAGTTTGAACAATATGAAGAATATATGACAAGAATTTTGCAAGAGATAAATTTTACACTTGATTTATCATCTTCATACTGTGAAATTTGTAAGACCACGAGAGAAACATATTCATCGTATATTGGAAATAATATGAATATCACAATGAAGCTTCTGGCAGCGGTAACCATATTGATTACTGTTCCAAATATGATTTTTGGATTTTATGGAATGAATGTGAAATTACCATTTCAAGAAGCAGGATTTTTTGCATTGGGAACAATTTTTCTAATAATGGCGGTATTGATGGTAATTTTATGGAAATATTTAAAAAAGAAAGTTTTGTAA